A region of Streptomyces sp. R44 DNA encodes the following proteins:
- a CDS encoding DUF6328 family protein, whose translation MEEGRKPSESSRKGERHGRDETEEERADRRWQELIQEIRVAQTGVQILLGFLLTVAFTPHFQGLPQTDKTTYIVTVVLGSLATGALIGPVSLHRIVAGRRVKPRAVTWASRLTFVGLLLLLATLTSALFLVLRVVTHDAYVPWLVGGVLAWYLVCWFALPLWIRSRHTSDE comes from the coding sequence ATGGAGGAGGGCCGGAAGCCGTCGGAGAGTTCTCGGAAGGGGGAACGTCACGGCCGGGACGAGACCGAGGAGGAGCGGGCCGACCGGCGCTGGCAGGAGCTCATCCAGGAGATCCGGGTGGCGCAGACCGGCGTGCAGATCCTCCTCGGCTTCCTCCTCACCGTCGCGTTCACCCCGCACTTCCAGGGCCTCCCGCAGACCGACAAGACGACCTACATCGTCACGGTCGTCCTCGGATCGCTGGCGACGGGCGCGCTCATCGGCCCCGTCTCCCTCCACCGGATCGTGGCGGGCCGCCGGGTCAAACCCCGGGCGGTCACCTGGGCCTCACGCCTGACCTTCGTCGGTCTGCTCCTGCTCCTGGCGACCCTGACGTCGGCCCTCTTCCTCGTCCTGCGCGTGGTCACGCACGACGCGTACGTCCCCTGGCTGGTCGGCGGCGTGCTCGCCTGGTACCTGGTGTGCTGGTTCGCGCTGCCCCTGTGGATCCGCTCCCGCCACACCAGCGACGAGTGA
- a CDS encoding sugar ABC transporter permease, which produces MKRDRSPGDGATQEPAPEAMPAVDTRLLVREEGLKGYLGEFRRKLRSGELGSLPVVVAVIIIWTVFGSLDSTFLSAQNLSDLSQQIVGTGMIAIGIVFVLLLGEIDLSVGSVSGLCAAIFAVLNVLNGMNEWLALLVALVGGAAVGLIHGFFFAKVGVPAFVVTLAGNLFWNGLMLQVLGSSGTVNIPSESIVSKLYSTIFHSPATAYVTAAVGVGLFLASSLLDARRRQAARVPFRPVAEIVLRTVVIAAIAFVAAYILNQYQGLPLALLIFLIVLVLLDFVLRRTTYGRRIFAVGGNIEGARRAGISVPFVRMSVFSISGLMAAVGGIFLAGQIQSASQTSGGGNLLMNVIAAAVIGGTSLFGGRGSVWSALLGALVIGSIQSGMNIMGVSNAVQFMITGAVLLAAVVVDSLSRRSQKAAGRA; this is translated from the coding sequence ATGAAACGGGACCGCTCCCCCGGCGACGGTGCCACGCAGGAACCGGCACCCGAGGCCATGCCCGCGGTGGACACCCGGCTGCTCGTCCGCGAGGAGGGACTGAAGGGGTATCTCGGGGAGTTCCGCCGCAAGCTGCGCAGCGGAGAGCTGGGTTCACTGCCCGTCGTCGTCGCCGTGATCATCATCTGGACGGTCTTCGGCAGCCTCGACAGCACGTTCCTCTCGGCCCAGAACCTCTCCGACCTCAGTCAGCAGATCGTCGGCACCGGCATGATCGCCATCGGTATCGTCTTCGTCCTGCTGCTCGGCGAGATCGACCTCTCCGTAGGGTCCGTCAGCGGCCTGTGCGCCGCCATCTTCGCCGTGCTCAACGTCCTGAACGGCATGAACGAATGGCTGGCGCTGCTCGTCGCGCTCGTGGGCGGAGCGGCCGTCGGACTCATCCACGGCTTCTTCTTCGCGAAGGTCGGCGTGCCGGCGTTCGTGGTCACCCTCGCGGGCAACCTCTTCTGGAACGGCCTGATGCTCCAGGTCCTGGGCAGCAGCGGCACGGTCAACATCCCGAGCGAGAGCATCGTCTCCAAGCTCTACTCGACGATCTTCCACAGCCCCGCCACGGCCTATGTGACGGCGGCGGTGGGGGTCGGGCTCTTCCTCGCGTCCTCGCTCCTGGACGCGAGACGCCGCCAGGCCGCCCGGGTGCCGTTCCGCCCGGTCGCCGAGATCGTGCTGCGTACGGTGGTCATCGCGGCGATCGCGTTCGTGGCGGCGTACATCCTCAACCAGTACCAGGGGCTTCCGCTCGCCCTCCTCATCTTCCTGATCGTGCTGGTGCTCCTGGACTTCGTGCTGCGCCGCACGACGTACGGGCGGCGGATCTTCGCCGTCGGCGGCAACATCGAGGGCGCCCGCCGCGCCGGCATCAGCGTGCCGTTCGTCCGGATGAGCGTCTTCTCGATCTCCGGGCTCATGGCGGCGGTCGGCGGCATCTTCCTGGCCGGCCAGATCCAGTCCGCGAGCCAGACCTCCGGCGGCGGCAACCTGCTGATGAACGTCATCGCCGCGGCCGTCATCGGCGGCACGAGCCTGTTCGGCGGGCGGGGTTCGGTCTGGTCCGCCCTGCTCGGCGCGCTGGTGATTGGATCCATCCAGTCGGGCATGAACATCATGGGTGTCAGCAACGCCGTCCAGTTCATGATCACCGGAGCGGTCCTGCTGGCAGCCGTGGTCGTCGACTCGCTGTCCCGCCGGAGCCAGAAGGCCGCGGGCCGCGCCTGA
- a CDS encoding ATP-binding cassette domain-containing protein translates to MPEPPVLTLRGISKRFGAVQALKDFDLEVHAGEVVALVGDNGAGKSTAVKSIAGVNPPDEGVIEWQGRKVSINRPHDAQNLGIATVYQDLALCDNLDVVGNLFLGRELRRFGVLDEVRMEQRSRELLDTLSIRIPSVRIPVASLSGGQRQTVAIARSLIGDPKVVILDEPTAALGVEQTAEVLDLVERLREHGLGTILISHNMVDVMAVADRIAVMRLGRNNGLFDKRATTTEEIISAITGATDSAVTRRQARKREEEGR, encoded by the coding sequence TTGCCGGAGCCACCCGTGCTCACCCTGCGGGGGATCTCCAAACGGTTCGGCGCGGTGCAGGCGTTGAAGGACTTCGATCTGGAGGTCCACGCCGGCGAGGTCGTCGCCCTCGTCGGCGACAACGGCGCCGGCAAGTCCACCGCCGTCAAGTCGATCGCCGGGGTGAACCCGCCCGACGAAGGCGTCATCGAGTGGCAGGGCCGGAAGGTCTCCATCAACCGGCCCCACGACGCCCAGAACCTCGGCATCGCCACCGTCTACCAGGACCTCGCCCTGTGCGACAACCTGGACGTGGTCGGCAATCTCTTCCTCGGCCGCGAACTGCGGCGCTTCGGCGTCCTGGACGAGGTCCGGATGGAGCAGCGCTCGCGCGAGCTGCTCGACACGCTCTCCATCCGGATCCCCAGTGTCCGGATCCCGGTCGCCTCCCTCTCCGGCGGCCAGCGCCAGACCGTGGCGATCGCCCGCTCCCTGATCGGCGACCCGAAGGTCGTCATCCTGGACGAGCCCACCGCCGCGCTCGGCGTGGAGCAGACCGCCGAGGTCCTCGACCTGGTCGAGCGGCTGCGCGAGCACGGGCTCGGCACCATTCTGATCAGCCACAACATGGTGGACGTGATGGCGGTCGCCGACCGCATCGCCGTCATGCGCCTCGGCCGGAACAACGGCCTCTTCGACAAGCGCGCCACGACCACCGAGGAGATCATCTCCGCCATCACCGGGGCCACCGACAGCGCCGTCACCCGCCGCCAGGCCCGCAAGCGCGAGGAGGAGGGGCGATGA